The proteins below are encoded in one region of Thermosulfurimonas marina:
- a CDS encoding DUF5752 family protein: MAEKKFRHPGPFVVKDCALVSVSTGEKAFTLAELAEKLKRIEPACIYHHFWARHLRPSFDHPEFHNDFAAWVHQELRDRVLAERLNLIAPYEHSSIEDLREALLLYFQERIFEDEHLGWRKAESPFYFVKSQLVIFDTGIRLEWPHEIVDLLESLSPGSIFYHFIDARRRHPQGLDDFRDWLRKFPPDFQPLSDLIARIDPFFLSLYEIKDFLLRHIQSFCARLHAIREHYEREFGRSS; encoded by the coding sequence GTGGCGGAGAAAAAGTTCCGGCACCCCGGGCCCTTCGTAGTCAAAGACTGCGCCCTGGTCTCCGTTTCTACCGGGGAAAAGGCCTTTACCCTGGCCGAACTGGCGGAAAAACTCAAACGCATTGAGCCTGCTTGCATTTATCACCACTTCTGGGCCCGGCACCTGCGCCCCTCCTTCGATCACCCGGAGTTCCACAACGACTTTGCGGCCTGGGTCCATCAGGAGCTGCGCGATCGGGTGCTAGCCGAGCGTCTAAACCTCATCGCCCCTTATGAGCACTCTTCCATTGAGGACCTTCGGGAGGCCCTCCTTCTTTATTTCCAGGAAAGGATCTTTGAGGACGAACACTTGGGCTGGCGCAAGGCCGAAAGCCCCTTCTATTTCGTAAAGAGCCAGCTGGTGATCTTCGATACCGGAATCCGCCTCGAGTGGCCCCACGAGATCGTCGACCTCCTGGAGTCCCTTTCTCCGGGGAGCATCTTCTATCACTTCATCGATGCCCGCAGGCGCCATCCGCAGGGACTTGACGATTTTCGGGACTGGTTGCGCAAATTTCCCCCGGATTTTCAACCCCTTTCCGACCTCATTGCCCGTATAGATCCCTTCTTCCTTTCCCTTTACGAAATCAAGGATTTTCTGCTGCGGCACATCCAGAGTTTTTGTGCCCGACTTCACGCCATAAGAGAGCACTATGAGCGAGAATTCGGAAGGTCTTCTTGA
- a CDS encoding glycosyltransferase → MSENSEGLLERYAQVAGAEVIEQMRALAERLRGARIVHVNSTAYGGGVAEILHSMVPLMRALGLEVSWEVIQGPPEFFEVTKSFHNALQGRRISLTEEQLRLYEEINRREAERLEEKLREAEFVVVHDPQPAYLIKYVSRRKGYWIWRCHIDLSRPFYPVWRFLEKVVINYHASIFSMPEFSQPLPHPQYIIPPSIDPFSEKNRELTPEEIFEVYRELGLDASRPMVVQISRFDPFKDPLGVIRAAELARKFVPFQLVLAGGGAADDPEGERVYQEVVQAARGKPDVYVFKLPPTAHRTINALQRAADIVLQKSLREGFGLTVTEAMWKGKPVIGGATGGIRLQVVNHHTGFLVNTPEGAALRIRYLLFYEEKRQEMGHKAREFVRQNFLITRHVRDYLALMLSICMGSPDRVELEAGKACELRPGGLERPLL, encoded by the coding sequence ATGAGCGAGAATTCGGAAGGTCTTCTTGAACGCTACGCCCAGGTAGCCGGGGCCGAGGTCATCGAGCAGATGCGGGCCCTGGCGGAGCGTCTACGGGGAGCCCGAATCGTTCACGTCAACTCTACGGCCTACGGGGGCGGGGTGGCGGAGATCCTGCACTCCATGGTTCCCCTTATGCGGGCCCTGGGGCTCGAGGTTTCCTGGGAGGTCATTCAAGGCCCACCGGAATTTTTTGAGGTTACCAAGAGCTTCCATAACGCCCTCCAGGGCCGCCGGATCTCTCTCACCGAGGAGCAACTGCGGCTCTACGAGGAGATCAATCGTCGGGAGGCCGAGCGCCTGGAGGAAAAGCTCCGGGAGGCGGAATTTGTAGTCGTCCACGATCCTCAGCCCGCCTATCTCATCAAATATGTTTCCCGGAGGAAGGGTTACTGGATCTGGCGCTGCCACATCGACCTTTCCCGGCCCTTTTATCCGGTCTGGCGTTTTCTGGAAAAGGTGGTGATTAATTACCACGCCAGTATCTTTTCCATGCCGGAATTCAGCCAGCCCCTTCCGCATCCCCAGTATATTATTCCCCCGAGCATTGACCCCTTTTCCGAAAAAAACCGGGAACTCACCCCGGAAGAAATCTTCGAGGTCTATCGGGAGCTAGGGCTGGATGCCTCCCGGCCCATGGTGGTCCAAATCTCCCGCTTCGATCCCTTCAAGGACCCTCTGGGGGTTATCCGGGCCGCGGAGCTGGCCCGGAAGTTTGTACCCTTTCAGCTGGTGCTGGCCGGAGGGGGGGCGGCCGACGATCCTGAGGGAGAAAGGGTATATCAGGAGGTGGTTCAGGCGGCCCGGGGCAAGCCGGATGTTTATGTCTTCAAACTCCCGCCCACGGCCCATAGGACCATTAACGCCCTGCAACGGGCCGCGGATATCGTGCTTCAGAAGTCCCTGCGGGAGGGCTTTGGCCTTACGGTTACGGAGGCCATGTGGAAGGGCAAACCGGTGATCGGGGGAGCCACCGGGGGGATCCGCCTCCAGGTGGTCAACCACCATACCGGCTTTTTGGTGAACACCCCGGAGGGGGCGGCCCTGCGCATCCGCTACCTTCTCTTTTATGAAGAAAAACGCCAGGAGATGGGGCACAAGGCCCGGGAATTTGTGCGCCAGAATTTTCTTATCACCCGCCATGTGCGGGACTACCTGGCCCTCATGCTTTCAATCTGTATGGGGAGTCCGGATCGGGTGGAACTTGAGGCCGGCAAAGCCTGTGAGTTGCGACCCGGAGGGCTAGAGCGACCGCTGCTATGA